ggacttgtggattgagatcaattatgcccttttgactTATTCTCGATGTTAGGATAgactaattgggattaattcTTAATAATTATCATGTTTGTGGTCTATGATTATGATATGAATCCTTGCCAAGAGTCTTTTTTGCCACTTGATCTCCCTTTTTGCTTTACTTGCTTTGAGTTTTAATTTCCTTGTATGCTTATTTAATTACTTGCATTTTAATTACTTGCATTTTAATTACTTGCTATCCCAAAACTCCCTTgtctcatagccaataattgaatATTTCATTGCAATTCCTACGGAGAGTGATCCGAAATTTAAAATTCCCGAttatatttgttttggattgTGACAATTCTTTGTTTAAACTTTGATTGTAAGAGTTCATTGTTGGTTTGGATTGTGCTATTAACGAAGTGATTCTTATTTTGATTAATTCTTAAATGAGCCGAGCTTGAGCTTGGATAAGCTCAGCTCATTAGCTCGTCAGTTGactcgattatatatataatataataaacatatcctatatgcatttaatctatacttttaatatatatatacatgaatagtaatatataattatatatatattaatgatttaattatttaaaatttatattattttttacatataatttgatgtaggacataaataaaaaatttaatttagatagaaaatatttaaaattgatctttttaaattttttaaaatatataagttataattttgatggaattatagattatgtatttagttttatatttgagCCAGCTCGTGAGCTTTCGGTGAGCCGAACTTGAGCTTAAAAATAGGCTCGATTGTTAATGAGGCGAGCCGTGAGCCAAGCTCAATTTTTGTGAGTCGAGCTTGAACTTGGTCTAGCTCGACTCAACTCGACTCACTTCCAACCCTACATGGAGTGGAATAAAACAGTTCACAATGGTCATCGgtcatcttttttcttttttaaaattagatgtaaaataaaaaatactttttatattaattaatttttatctaaaatatatttttagaaaagtTGTGGTTAtgttttataaatttataaatttttacttttacaatTATTTTTCAGACTTTgatacaaaatataattttaatagaataatagtatttttagaaatatgtaactttattttaataaaaaatatttttagtattgATTATAGTGCAAAATATAATTTCAGAAGAGTGGTGaatatgttttaaaaatttgtaactttttcttttgacgaaaatttttttttttatagactTAGAGCAAAATATaatcttaaaagaatgatgtgtatttttagaaatttatttggtataaaatataattttagtagaataattaatatattttttaaatttatataacatTTTATTTTGACACATTTTTTATGGAATATACCACAAATTAAAGTATAATTCAGAGGGTGATGAgaatgttttaaaaatttataattactTGCATTTTAATTACTTGCTATCCCAAAACTCCTTTgtctcatagccaataattgaatATTTCATTGCAATTTCTACGGAGAGTGATCCGAAATTTAAAATTCCCGAttatatttgttttggattgTGACAATTCTTTGTTTAAACTTTGATTGTAAGAGTTCATTGTTGGTTTGGATTGTGCTATTAACGAAGTGATTCTTATTTTGATTAATTCTTAAATGAGCCGAGCTTGAGCTTGGATAAGCTCAGCTCATTAGCTCGTGAGTTGactcgattatatatatataattattaatacacatatcctatatgcatttaatctatacttttaatattatatatatacatatgaaatagtaatatataatatatatatatatatattaatgatcttaattatttaaaattttatatttattttttacatataattttgatgtaggacataaataaaaaatttataatttattgatagataacaatatttaaaattgatctttttaaatattttttaaaatatataagttataatttattgatatggaattatagattatgtatttatgtttctattatttgagCCAGCTCGTGAGCTTTCGGTGAGCCGAACTTGAGCTTAAAAAATAGGCTCGATTGTTAATGAGGCGAGCCGTGAGCCAAGCTCAATTTTTGTGAGTCGAGCTTGAACTTGGTCTAGCTCGACTCAACTCGACTCACTTCCAACCCTACATGGAGTGGAATAAAACAGTTCACAATGGTCATCGgtcatcttttttcttttttaaaattagatgtaaaataaaaaatactttttatattaattaatttttatctaaaatatatttttagaaaagtTATGGTTAtgttttataaatttataaatttttacttttacaatTATTTTTCAGACTTTgatacaaaatataattttaatagaataatagtatttttagaaatatgtaactttattttaataaaaaatatttttagtattgATTATAGTGCAAAATATAATTTCAGAAGAGTGGTGaatatgttttaaaaatttgtaactttttcttttgacgaaaattttttttttatagactTAGAGCAAAATATaatcttaaaagaatgatgtgtatttttagaaatttatttggtataaaatataattttagtagaataattaatatattttttaaatttatataacatTTTATTTTGACACATTTTTTATGGAATATACCACAAATTAAAGTATAATTTCAGAGGGTGATGAgaatgttttaaaaatttataatttttgtgcCGTAAAATTTagtgaaaaatataattttaaaagagtaATGAGCATGTTTTagaaatttatgattttattttaataaaaaatattttttatattaattttaataaaaatataatttcaaaaaataataaatatattttaaaattttataatattttgattatataaaagttattttttattgaatttaaaaagtaaaataaatactgaataataatataaaattaacgAGCATAATGAATCGCTAAATCAATCTTTTTGTAAATTAATGAGGATTGAACTAACGATACTTCCTTAATTAAAATTTGGGACACAAATTTAGTAGTTATTGAACAAATATCATTATCTTTACCACAGAATATTTTTCGCGTCGGCATGCAAGTGGCCCCAAAGATTATTTTGACGTCTTCATATTTGAGTAGCTccctaaaaattaattatttcactAACCTAAAAATCTCTCTTACAATTTAATGTTATTCTCATATTAATGATAGAGTAACAAATTGGCAAGAGTGCGTGCCAAGcaaggaagaaaagaataagagtgGTCAAAATTAGAAGCAAGCCGCCGTAAAGGAATCTAAGACCTATAAATAAATGTGCTAGGCTTTTATTCATTGGCACGATTCAGCTAATCAACAATCATGGCTTTGGAAGAACCCCTTCAGCTTCACTTTGTCATGTTTCCATTAATGGCGCAAGGCCACATGATCCCTATGATGGACATTGCAAAGCTATTGTTGCAGCACAAGAACGTTACCATCACAGTTGTGACAACACCAAGCAATGCATCACGCTTCACATCAACCTTTGCCCGTTACCATATGAGAGTGCTTGAACTTCCATTCCCATCCAAACAAGCTGGTTTGCCAGAAGGCCTGGAGAACATGGACATGCTACCTTCCACTTCCATGACCATGAAATTTTTGAACGCAACAAAGTTTTTCCGCGAACCCGTGGAGAAGCTTCTAGAAGATCTAACACCGCCACCAAGCTGCATCGTCTCTGATATGAACTTATCATACACTAGGCACATCTCTAGCAAGTTCAACGTTCCCAGAATCTCTTTCGGTGGCGTAAACAACTTCTTCCTCTTGTGTCAACACTGTCTCCATGTCTACAATGTTAGCGAGAGGGAGCGCGAAACCGCTGAATCGGACTACTTTGTTTTGCCCGGTGTCCCTGACAGACTCCAATTTACCAAGGCGCAGATTCTGTTCAACCTGGACGAAAGCTGGAAAGAGTATAACGACGAAATGATGGCGGCGGAGGCGGTTACTTACGGCGTAATCATGAATTCCTTTCAAGAGTTGGAGCCTGCGTATGCCAAGGAATACAGCAAGATTAGAAACAACAAAGTCTGGTGTATTGGCCCTGTTTCACTAAGCAACAAGGATCAAGTGGATAAGGCGCAAAGAGGTATGATTAGTTTTTAAGAGAAATGTTTGGTAGCAAaagaaaatttataaaaaataattataatttattttatttaatatttattaattagtacgataattaattaatgtcaaataatttttttttgttttttttttgtctctctAGTATTATTGGTTTAAAAAGAATGGGATCTagccaattttttttaattaatttgtttattttaaatttttatttctagactctaaattatttatctaacaGGAAAAAGTGTTTCGATGGAAGAGTGGCATCATTTGAAGTGGCTTGACTTGCAGAAACCGGAGAGTGTAATCTATGCATGCCTTGGAAGTGTAACCAGTTTGATTCCATTGCAGTTGATAGAGCTTGGTTTAGCTTTGGAAGCGTCGAGAAAACCCTTCATCTGGGTTATAAGGGAAGGAAGACAGTTAGAAGCTTTGGAAAAATGGATGAAGGAAGATGGATTTGAAGAAAGATGTAAAGATCAAGGTGTTGTAATTCGAGGTTGGGCTCCTCAGCTGCTAATATTGTCACACCCTTCCATTGGAGGGTTCATAACACATTGTGGTTGGAACTCTACCTTAGAAGCCGTGTGTGCCGGTGTACCAATGCTTACGTGGCCGCAACTTGGAGACCAATTCTTCAATGAAAAGTTAATTGTTCAGATATTGAAAGTTGGAGTAAGGGTTGGGGTGGAGTGTCCTGTTACGTGGGGGAAGGAAGAGGAAATTGGTGTGCTGATAAAGAAGGAAGATGTTCAAAATGCAATAGAGGAGTTAATGGATGAGAGTattgaaaaggaagaaagaagaaaaaggataAGAGAGCTTGCTGAGATGGCTAAGAAAGCTGTAGAAAAAGGTGGGTCTTCTCACTCAAATGTGACTCTCCTTATCCAAGATATTATGCAAAGGGAGAGACCTTAATTTCTCTAATGgcttttttaaatttgtttaggagagtcaattttatatttttgtttcaaCAACAGTGTTATATATCTGAGCTTATCATTGCTATTAAGTTTTAGTTTCATCAGTCAGATCGAATCTCTAATCTCTGATAATAAAAGACTGCATTGTCATAACTGAAAGGGTTTTATAAACTCttgtatttttttaagaaaCCAGCAGAAGAAGAccaagaaaaatgaaaaagtgTGAAATAATAGATAAAGAGGCATAAAAGAAGTGTACCCATATATCACCAATGAAACGGATATAATTTATGTTGCCATATATGACtttgaaagattttaaaaaatagtgtTTGTACACCAaatatttcaaatattttttatatttaattattactaaataattatgtatttaaattattttttatttaataaaataaaaagaattcgtatataattgttaaaaaaatattagtgttAAATTAGTATTAGTTTAAAGGATGTACATAGTCTACATACAGcgaaattgtattatttttaaagttATAATCGAAATAATAGacaaaatttaataaagtaGAAGAGACTCTCTGACCGGGGAAAATGCATGTAAAGCTGCTACTGAACCTAGAGAGAAAAATGGATTCACATCTCTGTTTGTAAGCATATGGTGCCAACTGCCAAGCTACACCTAATGCAGAAAAACAAATGCTAGAGACAGTATATATGCTGTAAAATTACGTGGACATTTTATGCAGTAAACTAATAAAACAAAGAATCCAGTCAATTAAGAAAGGAATTGCACAAACAGAGATGAACACATATGCCAAAATCAATGCATCCAGACATCCGagttttctttattaaaattagcaaattcgAAATTATTGTACTTATATGTTAATATTTTACcttttcataaaataaaatttagaaaagtGAAATGTacattctaaattatttttttacctTGCTTTTTCTTTGAGGATAAAAACAGCAACATCTACTACagtttttttaaatatacttgttttatttataaaataattaatttttcagagttattcacattatttttaAGGAGGCTACTACGATAAAATtgtcatttttatctttt
The Arachis stenosperma cultivar V10309 chromosome 7, arast.V10309.gnm1.PFL2, whole genome shotgun sequence genome window above contains:
- the LOC130941889 gene encoding UDP-glycosyltransferase 73C3-like → MALEEPLQLHFVMFPLMAQGHMIPMMDIAKLLLQHKNVTITVVTTPSNASRFTSTFARYHMRVLELPFPSKQAGLPEGLENMDMLPSTSMTMKFLNATKFFREPVEKLLEDLTPPPSCIVSDMNLSYTRHISSKFNVPRISFGGVNNFFLLCQHCLHVYNVSERERETAESDYFVLPGVPDRLQFTKAQILFNLDESWKEYNDEMMAAEAVTYGVIMNSFQELEPAYAKEYSKIRNNKVWCIGPVSLSNKDQVDKAQRGKSVSMEEWHHLKWLDLQKPESVIYACLGSVTSLIPLQLIELGLALEASRKPFIWVIREGRQLEALEKWMKEDGFEERCKDQGVVIRGWAPQLLILSHPSIGGFITHCGWNSTLEAVCAGVPMLTWPQLGDQFFNEKLIVQILKVGVRVGVECPVTWGKEEEIGVLIKKEDVQNAIEELMDESIEKEERRKRIRELAEMAKKAVEKGGSSHSNVTLLIQDIMQRERP